Proteins found in one Paenibacillus borealis genomic segment:
- a CDS encoding MerR family transcriptional regulator — MSKHFSVSTRTLRYYEQIGLITPAKKEDSAYRSYDAEAITRLRQIIVLRKLRIPLKQIAEVLQSAEARVAIEAFERNLAEIEDEITALSTIRSVIKAFVEYLNLRGTKFALPDDASLLEVVDSLTVSKINFKEEKSMEDLNKANENLNKLADKDVRIVYLPPMTVAAAYATGEGCEGKALDMITQFVTESGLLTIKPDARSFGFDCSKGAAGIGEPSHVYEVWVSIPVDMEVHAPLVKRTFDGGLYAAHVLRTWDFEDWRFLREWVNASNKYDNDWDSPRWISPETVAGQGFEETLNFYNYIQKGGKMENLQLDLLFPIKEISFGG; from the coding sequence GTGTCAAAGCACTTTTCAGTCTCCACCCGTACCCTTAGGTATTACGAGCAAATCGGGCTGATTACGCCTGCGAAAAAGGAAGATTCCGCATACCGCTCATACGATGCGGAAGCCATCACACGTCTGCGTCAGATTATCGTACTGCGTAAACTGCGTATCCCGCTCAAACAGATTGCCGAGGTTCTGCAAAGCGCAGAAGCGCGCGTTGCCATCGAAGCCTTTGAGCGTAACCTTGCGGAGATTGAGGACGAAATCACTGCGCTCTCGACCATTCGCAGTGTCATCAAAGCATTCGTCGAGTATCTGAATCTCAGAGGTACGAAATTCGCGCTGCCTGACGACGCAAGTTTACTGGAGGTTGTGGATTCCTTGACTGTTTCTAAAATCAACTTCAAGGAGGAAAAGTCAATGGAGGACTTAAACAAGGCAAATGAAAATTTAAACAAGCTGGCGGACAAAGATGTGCGGATTGTCTATCTACCGCCCATGACTGTGGCTGCTGCTTACGCAACGGGAGAAGGCTGCGAAGGCAAAGCGCTTGACATGATCACGCAATTTGTAACAGAAAGCGGATTGCTAACAATCAAACCTGATGCCCGGAGTTTTGGTTTTGACTGCTCTAAGGGGGCGGCAGGAATCGGAGAACCTTCGCATGTATATGAGGTGTGGGTATCCATTCCGGTCGACATGGAGGTTCACGCGCCTTTAGTTAAACGTACGTTTGACGGCGGGTTATATGCCGCACATGTGTTGAGAACGTGGGACTTCGAGGACTGGCGTTTTTTGAGGGAATGGGTTAACGCTAGCAATAAATATGATAATGACTGGGATTCCCCGCGCTGGATATCGCCGGAGACGGTTGCGGGGCAAGGATTTGAAGAGACATTGAATTTCTATAATTACATACAAAAAGGCGGT